A window of the Streptomyces griseochromogenes genome harbors these coding sequences:
- a CDS encoding amino acid ABC transporter permease → MTVTKGESTPQGADDEGDMTGGARGGAPVADDGYVPSERRLERERYKRARARRATAIAALSTLVTAAVLYLVVVDAPGWPRTKETFFSAQYAREAFPKVLEGLWLNVRLLLVCGAAVLILGMLIAVARTLRGPVFFPLRVLAAAYTDFFRGLPLIINLMIVVLGVPALRLQGVTVDPVLLGGTALTLTYSAYVAEVFRAGIESIHPSQRAAARSLGLTNRQALRHVVLPQAVRRQVPPLLNDLVSLQKDTGLVSIGGAVDAVRAADIIVGRSLNYTPYIVAGLVFVALTIPMTRFTDWVTARMDRQRAQGGSI, encoded by the coding sequence GTGACCGTCACCAAGGGCGAGTCCACCCCTCAAGGGGCGGACGACGAGGGTGACATGACCGGTGGCGCCCGGGGCGGGGCACCCGTCGCCGACGACGGCTACGTGCCCTCGGAGCGGCGGCTGGAGCGCGAGCGCTACAAGAGGGCACGCGCACGCCGCGCCACGGCGATCGCCGCGCTCTCCACCCTGGTCACGGCCGCCGTGCTCTACCTGGTCGTCGTCGACGCGCCGGGCTGGCCACGCACCAAGGAGACGTTCTTCAGCGCTCAGTACGCGCGCGAGGCGTTCCCGAAGGTCCTCGAAGGGCTGTGGCTGAACGTCCGACTCCTGCTCGTCTGCGGCGCCGCCGTGCTGATCCTCGGCATGCTGATCGCCGTCGCCCGTACTCTGCGCGGCCCGGTGTTCTTCCCGCTGCGCGTGCTGGCGGCGGCGTACACGGACTTCTTCCGCGGTCTTCCGCTCATCATCAACTTGATGATCGTGGTGCTGGGCGTACCCGCGCTGCGGCTGCAGGGCGTGACGGTCGATCCGGTGCTCCTGGGCGGTACGGCGCTGACGCTGACGTACTCGGCGTACGTGGCCGAGGTGTTCCGCGCCGGCATCGAGTCCATCCACCCCTCGCAGCGTGCCGCGGCCCGCTCCCTGGGCCTCACCAACCGGCAGGCCCTGCGCCATGTCGTGCTGCCCCAGGCGGTGCGCCGTCAGGTGCCGCCGCTGCTGAACGACCTGGTGTCGCTGCAGAAGGACACCGGCCTGGTGTCGATCGGCGGCGCGGTGGACGCCGTTCGGGCGGCCGACATCATCGTGGGCCGCAGCCTCAACTACACGCCGTACATCGTCGCGGGCCTGGTCTTCGTGGCGCTGACCATCCCGATGACCCGCTTCACGGACTGGGTGACGGCCAGGATGGACCGGCAGCGGGCTCAGGGAGGATCGATATGA
- a CDS encoding amino acid ABC transporter ATP-binding protein — MSTAPPDGSPVLRMESVRKTFGGSVVLRDVDLEVAPHTVTALIGASGSGKSTLLRCANLLEEIDDGAIWLDGEEITDPRADQDAVRRRIGVVFQAYNLFPHMTVLDNITLAPRRVHRVSRAEAEERARELLERLGLGGKADAYPDRLSGGQQQRVAIVRALAVRPRLLLLDEITAALDPELVGEVLDVVRGLKDEGMTMVLATHEMGFARDVADQVCFLDGGVVLERGTADEVFGDPRQQRTRRFLRRIVEAGRL, encoded by the coding sequence ATGAGCACGGCACCCCCGGACGGCTCCCCTGTGCTGCGGATGGAGTCGGTCCGCAAGACCTTCGGGGGGTCGGTCGTGCTGCGGGACGTCGACCTGGAGGTCGCTCCGCACACGGTGACCGCGCTGATCGGCGCCTCCGGTTCGGGCAAGTCCACGCTGTTGCGCTGCGCCAACCTCCTGGAGGAGATCGACGACGGCGCGATCTGGCTGGACGGCGAGGAGATCACCGACCCGCGCGCGGACCAGGACGCGGTACGACGCCGTATCGGCGTAGTCTTCCAGGCCTACAACCTCTTCCCGCACATGACCGTGCTGGACAACATCACGCTCGCCCCGCGCCGGGTACACCGCGTCTCTCGCGCGGAGGCCGAGGAACGGGCCAGGGAGCTGTTGGAGCGCCTCGGGCTCGGCGGCAAGGCGGACGCCTACCCGGACCGGCTGAGCGGCGGCCAGCAGCAGCGTGTGGCGATCGTACGGGCCCTCGCCGTACGGCCCCGGCTGCTGCTGCTCGACGAGATCACCGCCGCGCTCGACCCCGAACTCGTGGGCGAGGTACTGGACGTGGTCCGTGGTCTGAAGGACGAGGGCATGACCATGGTGCTGGCGACGCACGAGATGGGCTTCGCCCGGGACGTCGCCGACCAGGTTTGTTTTCTGGACGGAGGGGTCGTGTTGGAACGCGGCACCGCGGACGAGGTGTTCGGCGACCCGCGGCAACAGCGCACGCGTCGCTTCCTGCGGCGGATCGTGGAAGCCGGCCGCCTGTAG
- the aroQ gene encoding type II 3-dehydroquinate dehydratase: MPRTLANAPIMILNGPNLNLLGQRQPEIYGKDTLADVEGMCAKAAAAHGGTVDFRQSNHEGELVDWIHEARLHHCGIVINPGAYSHTSVAILDALNTCDGMPVLEVHISNIHQRESFRHHSYVSLRADGVIAGCGVQGYVFGVERVAALAGAARAGA; encoded by the coding sequence GTGCCCCGCACCCTGGCCAACGCCCCGATCATGATCCTCAACGGGCCCAACCTGAACCTCCTCGGCCAGCGCCAGCCCGAGATCTACGGCAAGGACACACTGGCCGACGTCGAGGGGATGTGTGCCAAGGCGGCGGCCGCGCACGGCGGCACGGTGGACTTCCGGCAGTCCAACCACGAGGGCGAGCTCGTCGACTGGATCCACGAGGCCCGGCTCCACCACTGCGGGATCGTCATCAACCCCGGCGCCTACTCCCACACGTCGGTCGCGATTCTGGACGCACTCAACACCTGCGACGGCATGCCCGTGCTGGAGGTGCACATCTCCAACATCCACCAGCGCGAGTCGTTCCGACACCACTCGTACGTCTCGCTGCGCGCCGACGGTGTGATCGCGGGCTGCGGGGTGCAGGGCTACGTGTTCGGCGTGGAACGGGTCGCCGCCCTGGCCGGGGCGGCGCGGGCCGGCGCGTAG
- a CDS encoding MFS transporter, which yields MPRLAAASLAGTAIEFYDFFVYGTAAALVLGPLFFPTFSPVAGTLAAFGTFGVGFVARPLGSVLFGHLGDRHGRRPVLVGSLLLTGASTVAVGCVPTYESIGATAPVLLLVLRFLQGLGLGGEWGGAVLLTAEHAPPARRALWSSFPQVGPAFGFVLANGVMLVLSAALTDAQFAQWGWRVPFWAAGVLALAGLWLRSSLAESPRFLEIDDHARVPLFEVVRHDWRLVLLTAGALTVGYAVFYAVTTWSLAYATGHLGVSRTVMLTCVMAAVVVKGALTPLMALLGDRWGRRPMCLAGCTMCALWMLPMVALLATGEPLLMFLGILGALIAFITMFAVIAAYLPELYEARVRCTGAAVGYNLGGVFGGALTPIVATTLAEHGGRVPWGVGAYLTGMALLSLGCFALLPETRPMPVPAVEPATG from the coding sequence ATGCCGCGGCTCGCCGCGGCCTCGCTCGCCGGGACCGCGATCGAGTTCTACGACTTCTTCGTCTACGGGACCGCCGCGGCCCTGGTCCTGGGGCCGCTGTTCTTCCCGACGTTCTCGCCGGTGGCGGGGACGCTGGCGGCGTTCGGGACGTTCGGGGTGGGGTTCGTGGCCCGGCCGCTGGGTTCGGTGCTGTTCGGGCACCTCGGCGACCGGCACGGGCGGCGGCCTGTGCTGGTCGGCTCGCTGCTGCTGACCGGCGCCTCGACGGTCGCGGTCGGGTGCGTACCGACGTACGAGTCCATCGGCGCGACGGCCCCCGTTCTGTTGCTCGTGCTGCGCTTCCTGCAGGGGCTGGGGCTCGGCGGGGAGTGGGGCGGGGCGGTGCTGCTGACCGCCGAGCACGCGCCCCCTGCACGGCGTGCCCTGTGGTCCAGCTTCCCCCAAGTGGGGCCCGCGTTCGGCTTCGTGCTCGCCAACGGGGTGATGCTCGTGCTGTCGGCCGCCCTGACCGACGCGCAGTTCGCGCAGTGGGGCTGGCGGGTGCCGTTCTGGGCGGCCGGTGTGCTGGCGCTGGCCGGGCTCTGGCTGCGCTCGTCGCTCGCCGAGAGCCCCCGGTTCCTGGAGATCGACGACCACGCGCGCGTGCCGCTCTTCGAGGTCGTACGGCACGACTGGCGGCTGGTGCTGCTGACGGCGGGAGCACTGACCGTCGGATACGCGGTGTTCTACGCGGTGACGACGTGGTCGCTGGCGTATGCGACCGGACATCTCGGAGTGAGCCGCACCGTCATGCTGACCTGTGTCATGGCCGCCGTGGTCGTGAAGGGTGCGCTGACACCCCTCATGGCGCTGCTCGGCGATCGCTGGGGGCGCCGTCCGATGTGCCTGGCGGGGTGCACGATGTGCGCCCTGTGGATGCTGCCGATGGTCGCGCTGCTGGCGACGGGCGAGCCGCTGCTGATGTTCCTCGGCATCCTGGGCGCGCTGATCGCCTTCATCACCATGTTCGCGGTGATCGCCGCATATCTGCCGGAGCTGTACGAGGCCCGGGTCCGCTGCACGGGTGCCGCGGTCGGCTACAACCTCGGCGGGGTTTTCGGCGGCGCGCTCACCCCGATCGTGGCGACCACCCTCGCGGAACACGGCGGCCGCGTTCCGTGGGGCGTGGGCGCGTATCTGACGGGCATGGCGCTGCTCAGCCTCGGCTGCTTCGCGCTGCTTCCGGAGACGCGGCCGATGCCCGTACCGGCGGTGGAGCCGGCCACGGGCTGA
- a CDS encoding calcium:proton antiporter → MITRLRSLTTQWTFLVPVLAVVLLVFTWGRDLPGAVVALVTLILAGSVLAAVHHAEVVAHRVGEPFGSLVLAIAVTIIEVALIVTLMADGGDKSSTLARDTVFAAVMITCNGIVGLCLLVASLRHGTAVFNPEGTGAALATVATLATLSLVLPTFTTSKPGPEFSTVQLTFAALSSLILYGLFVATQTVRHRDYFLPITRQGEVITADTHAEPPSARTAWISLGLLGLALIGVVGLAKGVSPTIESGVEAAGLHQAVVGVIIALLVLLPETIAALRSARRDRVQTSLNLALGSAMASIGLTIPAVALASVWLSGPLVLGLGATHMLLLALTVVVSSLTVVPGRATPLQGGVHLVLFAAYLELAINP, encoded by the coding sequence ATGATCACTCGGCTCAGGTCGCTCACCACGCAGTGGACGTTCCTCGTGCCGGTGCTCGCGGTCGTCCTGCTGGTCTTCACCTGGGGCCGGGATCTGCCCGGCGCGGTCGTCGCGCTGGTGACCCTGATCCTCGCCGGGTCCGTTCTGGCCGCGGTGCACCATGCCGAAGTGGTCGCCCACCGCGTCGGCGAGCCCTTCGGCTCGCTGGTGCTCGCCATCGCCGTCACGATCATCGAGGTGGCCCTGATCGTCACCCTCATGGCGGACGGCGGCGACAAGAGTTCCACCCTGGCCCGCGACACGGTCTTCGCCGCTGTGATGATCACTTGCAACGGCATCGTCGGGCTCTGCCTCCTCGTCGCCTCCCTGCGTCACGGCACCGCGGTCTTCAATCCCGAGGGCACCGGCGCCGCCCTGGCGACCGTGGCGACTCTGGCCACGCTCAGCCTGGTGCTGCCGACCTTCACCACCAGCAAGCCCGGGCCCGAGTTCTCCACCGTGCAGCTGACGTTCGCGGCACTGTCCTCGCTCATCCTCTACGGCCTGTTCGTGGCCACCCAGACCGTGCGGCACCGCGACTACTTCCTGCCGATCACCCGGCAGGGGGAGGTCATCACCGCGGACACCCATGCCGAGCCCCCGTCGGCGCGAACCGCCTGGATCAGCCTCGGACTGCTCGGCCTCGCCCTGATCGGTGTGGTCGGCCTGGCCAAGGGGGTGTCGCCCACCATCGAGTCCGGAGTGGAGGCGGCCGGTCTTCACCAGGCGGTCGTCGGCGTGATCATCGCCCTGCTCGTGCTGCTGCCCGAGACGATCGCCGCCCTGCGCTCCGCCCGCCGCGACCGGGTGCAGACGAGTCTCAACCTCGCACTCGGCTCGGCGATGGCCAGCATCGGCCTGACCATCCCCGCCGTCGCGCTCGCCTCGGTCTGGCTGTCCGGTCCACTCGTCCTCGGTCTCGGTGCGACCCACATGCTGCTGCTGGCGCTGACAGTGGTGGTCAGCTCCCTGACGGTGGTCCCGGGCCGGGCCACACCTCTGCAGGGCGGTGTGCATCTGGTGCTGTTCGCGGCCTACCTGGAGCTGGCGATCAACCCGTAG
- a CDS encoding TerC family protein yields the protein MEVSMTLWVLTIVGLAALIAIDFFIGRKPHDVSIKEAGIWTVVWIALAGLFGLGLLVFGGGQPAGEFFAGFITEKSLSVDNLFVFVLIMAKFAVPSQYQQRVLLVGVLIALVLRAVFIAAGAAIIASFSWVFYLFGAFLIWTAWKLIQEARTDEEDEEYEENKLLKAAERRFGVADRYHDTKLWIQQNGKRVMTPMLVVMLAIGTTDVLFALDSIPAIFGLTQDPYIVFTANAFALMGLRQLYFLIGGLLKKLVHLSYGLSIILGFIGVKLVLHALHESGVHVPEISIPVSLGVICVVLVVTTITSLMATRKQAATEAARSGSDSAAKDSVDLRP from the coding sequence GTGGAAGTCTCGATGACCCTGTGGGTCCTGACCATCGTGGGGCTCGCCGCCCTGATCGCGATCGACTTCTTCATCGGTCGCAAGCCCCATGACGTGTCGATCAAGGAAGCCGGAATCTGGACCGTCGTCTGGATCGCCCTGGCCGGGCTCTTCGGACTCGGCCTGCTCGTCTTCGGCGGCGGTCAGCCGGCCGGCGAGTTCTTCGCGGGCTTCATCACCGAGAAGTCCCTGAGTGTCGACAACCTCTTCGTCTTCGTCCTGATCATGGCGAAGTTCGCGGTGCCCTCGCAGTACCAGCAGCGGGTCCTGCTCGTCGGTGTCCTCATAGCCCTGGTCCTGCGGGCCGTCTTCATCGCGGCCGGAGCCGCGATCATCGCCAGCTTCTCCTGGGTGTTCTACCTCTTCGGCGCCTTCCTGATATGGACCGCCTGGAAGCTCATCCAGGAGGCCCGTACCGACGAGGAGGACGAGGAGTACGAGGAGAACAAGCTGCTCAAGGCCGCGGAGCGCAGGTTCGGCGTCGCCGACCGGTACCACGACACCAAGCTGTGGATCCAGCAGAACGGCAAGCGGGTCATGACCCCGATGCTGGTCGTGATGCTCGCCATCGGCACCACGGACGTGCTGTTCGCGCTGGACTCCATCCCCGCGATCTTCGGCCTGACCCAGGACCCGTACATCGTCTTCACCGCCAACGCCTTCGCCCTGATGGGCCTGCGACAGCTGTACTTCCTCATCGGCGGACTGCTGAAGAAGCTGGTCCATCTGTCGTACGGCCTGTCGATCATCCTCGGTTTCATCGGCGTCAAGCTGGTGCTGCACGCGCTGCACGAGTCCGGTGTCCATGTCCCCGAGATCAGCATCCCGGTCTCGCTCGGCGTGATCTGCGTGGTCCTGGTGGTCACCACGATCACCAGCCTGATGGCCACCAGGAAGCAGGCGGCCACCGAGGCCGCGCGCAGTGGGAGCGACAGCGCCGCGAAGGACAGCGTCGACCTCCGACCGTAG
- a CDS encoding TerD family protein gives MTAELVRGQNHPLSQVRLEIRVSAAVPILAGATLGDEHGAVPGASWVVHPGAPALPGIEVSGQAATEHRLAVDLAALPEAVHRVSVLLALPERPGGTLRFGAVAAPTTVVTGLDGTGIARFTLSGLDAESAVVALELYRRQGAWKVRAVGQGYAGGLTALLSDQGLPQAGELAAHIQEAVTRSLARAIPAPPPQHVPDATASAPTPSYDTPDTHGVPASGGPVDYTHPGRRGHTAPPPPAPTPGPAQDGQPARPVAGDAVGWSMEERLYNQIWGMFEDLARTTAAYRSAVDFADSRLEKELDQVLTDPRSRLGAAGEAAREAAHARHSQLVDQARAAFDRDLAQLTAESEVVEPALPPAYARWDNPVWHGYRVPAEPPLALRLGDLHLPESIPLRIPMLVRLPLERGLWIDGGPVAGPDDTVPDTAELRRLAMETAVALAARLLAVHPAGEFAVQVIDPAGAGAQALQPLTRAGALAAPPATGAVGVADVLGRLTRHVDLMQMAVRGDAAESLPPDVDTAQQLLIVNDFPHGFDDRAVTQLRYLADEGPAVGVHLVMVADREDAAAYGPLLDPLWRSLMRLTPMPDDHLADPWVGHAWTYEPSLVPSGSGILQQVLAEATAARTKHR, from the coding sequence ATGACGGCCGAGCTGGTGCGGGGACAGAACCATCCGCTGTCCCAGGTCCGGTTGGAGATCCGGGTCTCGGCCGCGGTGCCGATCCTGGCGGGGGCCACGCTCGGCGACGAGCACGGCGCCGTGCCGGGTGCCTCGTGGGTGGTTCACCCCGGCGCCCCCGCCCTGCCCGGCATCGAGGTCTCGGGGCAGGCCGCCACCGAGCACCGTCTGGCCGTCGACCTGGCCGCCCTGCCCGAGGCGGTCCACCGCGTCTCGGTGCTCCTCGCCCTGCCGGAACGGCCGGGAGGCACGCTGCGGTTCGGCGCGGTCGCCGCTCCGACGACGGTCGTCACGGGCCTCGACGGCACCGGGATCGCCCGCTTCACCCTTTCCGGCCTGGACGCCGAGTCGGCGGTCGTCGCTCTGGAGCTGTACCGCAGGCAGGGCGCCTGGAAGGTACGCGCGGTGGGCCAGGGCTATGCCGGGGGCCTCACCGCACTCCTCTCCGACCAGGGCCTGCCTCAGGCCGGAGAACTCGCGGCGCACATCCAGGAGGCGGTGACGCGGAGCCTGGCCCGAGCGATACCGGCACCACCACCGCAGCACGTCCCGGATGCCACGGCATCCGCGCCCACGCCGTCCTACGACACTCCTGACACGCACGGTGTACCGGCTTCCGGTGGCCCGGTCGACTACACCCACCCCGGCCGCCGTGGGCACACCGCTCCGCCCCCGCCCGCGCCCACTCCGGGTCCGGCCCAGGACGGGCAGCCCGCCCGGCCCGTGGCCGGTGACGCGGTGGGCTGGTCGATGGAGGAGCGTCTGTACAACCAGATCTGGGGCATGTTCGAGGACCTGGCCCGCACCACGGCCGCGTACCGCAGCGCCGTCGACTTCGCCGACTCCCGCCTGGAGAAGGAACTCGACCAGGTCCTCACCGACCCGCGCAGCCGGCTCGGCGCGGCGGGAGAGGCCGCTCGCGAGGCGGCCCATGCCCGGCACTCCCAGCTGGTCGACCAGGCCCGGGCGGCGTTCGACCGCGACCTCGCCCAGCTCACCGCCGAGTCCGAGGTCGTCGAGCCCGCGCTCCCGCCGGCCTACGCCCGCTGGGACAACCCCGTCTGGCACGGCTACCGCGTGCCGGCCGAGCCGCCGCTGGCCCTGCGGCTCGGCGATCTCCATCTCCCCGAGAGCATCCCGCTGCGTATCCCGATGCTGGTCAGGCTGCCGCTGGAGCGGGGCCTGTGGATCGACGGCGGCCCGGTGGCAGGTCCCGACGACACCGTCCCGGACACCGCTGAGCTGCGCCGGCTAGCCATGGAGACCGCGGTGGCCCTCGCGGCCCGGCTGCTCGCCGTCCACCCGGCGGGGGAGTTCGCCGTACAGGTCATCGATCCGGCCGGTGCCGGGGCCCAGGCGCTCCAGCCTCTGACCCGGGCCGGGGCCCTGGCCGCGCCGCCCGCGACCGGTGCCGTCGGCGTGGCGGACGTCCTGGGCCGGCTCACCAGACATGTCGATCTGATGCAGATGGCGGTCCGGGGCGACGCGGCCGAGTCGCTGCCACCCGATGTCGACACCGCGCAGCAGCTCCTGATCGTCAATGACTTCCCGCACGGCTTCGACGACCGGGCCGTGACCCAGCTTCGCTATCTCGCCGACGAGGGTCCCGCCGTCGGCGTCCACCTGGTGATGGTCGCGGATCGCGAGGACGCCGCGGCCTACGGCCCGTTGCTCGACCCACTGTGGCGTTCGCTCATGCGGCTCACCCCCATGCCCGACGATCACCTCGCCGACCCTTGGGTGGGCCATGCCTGGACGTACGAGCCCTCGCTGGTGCCGTCCGGCAGCGGCATCCTCCAGCAGGTGCTCGCCGAGGCGACAGCGGCTCGCACCAAGCACAGGTAA
- a CDS encoding TerD family protein, which translates to MSVNLTKGQAISLEKQDGASLTAVRMGLGWQAAKRRGLFGSRTREIDLDASAVLFAEKQPVDVVFFRHLVSDDGSVRHTGDNLVGGVGQGGDDESILVDLQRVPVHIDQIIFTVNSFTGQTFQEVENAFCRLVDETNGQELARYTLNGGGEYTAQIMAKVHRVGSGWTMTALGTPANGRTFQDLMPAILPHL; encoded by the coding sequence GTGTCCGTCAACTTGACCAAGGGTCAGGCCATCAGCCTGGAGAAGCAGGACGGGGCCAGCCTGACCGCGGTGCGCATGGGTCTCGGCTGGCAGGCGGCGAAGCGGCGCGGCCTGTTCGGCTCGCGCACCCGTGAGATCGACCTGGATGCCTCGGCGGTCCTTTTCGCCGAGAAGCAGCCGGTCGACGTCGTCTTCTTCCGGCACCTGGTGAGCGACGACGGTTCCGTGCGCCACACCGGCGACAACCTCGTCGGCGGTGTCGGCCAGGGCGGCGACGACGAGTCCATCCTCGTGGACCTGCAGCGCGTCCCGGTCCACATCGACCAGATCATCTTCACCGTGAACTCCTTCACGGGCCAGACCTTCCAAGAGGTGGAGAACGCGTTCTGCCGCCTCGTCGACGAGACCAACGGCCAAGAGCTCGCCCGCTACACGCTCAACGGCGGCGGCGAGTACACCGCCCAGATCATGGCCAAGGTGCACCGGGTGGGCTCGGGCTGGACGATGACCGCGCTGGGCACCCCGGCCAACGGCCGCACCTTCCAGGACCTGATGCCGGCGATCCTGCCGCACCTGTAG
- the uvrB gene encoding excinuclease ABC subunit UvrB: MRPVSHIERTVAPFEVVSPYQPSGDQPAAIAELARRIEAGEKDVVLLGATGTGKSATTAWMIEKLQRPTLVMAPNKTLAAQLANEFRELLPNNAVEYFVSYYDYYQPEAYVPQSDTYIEKDSSINEEVERLRHSATNSLLTRRDVIVVASVSCIYGLGTPQEYVDRMVPLRVGDELDRDELLRRFVDIQYTRNDMAFTRGTFRVRGDTIEIFPVYEELAVRIEMFGDEIEALSTLHPVTGEIISDDRQLYVFPASHYVAGPERMERAVNDIEKELGERLPELEKQGKLLEAQRLRMRTTYDIEMLRQIGTCSGVENYSMHFDGRLPGSPPNTLLDYFPDDFLLVIDESHVTVPQIGAMYEGDASRKRTLVEHGFRLPSALDNRPLKWEEFQERIGQSVYLSATPGTYELSRGDGVVEQIIRPTGLIDPEVVVKPTEGQIDDLVHEIRKRTEKDERVLVTTLTKKMAEDLTDYFLELGIQVRYLHSDVDTLRRVELLRELRSGEFDVLVGINLLREGLDLPEVSLVAILDADKEGFLRSGTSLIQTIGRAARNVSGQVHMYADKITPAMEKAIEETNRRREKQVEYNKANGIDPQPLRKKINDIVAQIAREEIDTEQLLGSGYRKLKDGKGAKAPVPSLGDRAAKGAKAGKGAKSAKGKAQAAVPTDRPAAELAEQIEEMTERMRAAAAELQFEIAARLRDEVSEMKKELRQMREAGLA; encoded by the coding sequence ATGCGGCCCGTTTCCCACATCGAACGCACGGTGGCGCCCTTCGAGGTCGTCAGCCCCTACCAGCCCAGCGGAGACCAGCCGGCGGCCATCGCCGAGCTGGCCAGGCGCATCGAGGCAGGTGAGAAGGACGTCGTCCTGCTCGGCGCGACCGGCACCGGCAAGTCCGCCACCACGGCGTGGATGATCGAGAAGCTCCAGCGCCCCACCCTCGTGATGGCGCCGAACAAGACGCTGGCCGCCCAGCTGGCCAACGAGTTCCGCGAGCTCCTGCCGAACAACGCGGTCGAGTACTTCGTCTCGTACTACGACTACTACCAGCCCGAGGCCTACGTCCCGCAGTCGGACACCTACATCGAGAAGGACTCCTCGATCAACGAGGAGGTGGAGCGCCTGCGCCACTCGGCGACGAACTCGCTGCTCACCCGCCGTGACGTCATCGTGGTCGCCTCGGTGTCCTGCATCTACGGCCTCGGTACCCCGCAGGAGTACGTGGACCGCATGGTCCCGCTCAGGGTCGGCGACGAGCTCGACCGCGACGAGCTGCTGCGCCGCTTCGTCGACATCCAGTACACGCGCAACGACATGGCTTTCACCCGAGGCACCTTCCGGGTCCGCGGCGACACCATCGAGATCTTCCCGGTCTACGAGGAGCTGGCCGTCCGCATCGAGATGTTCGGCGACGAGATCGAGGCGCTGTCCACGCTGCACCCGGTCACCGGCGAGATCATCAGCGACGACCGGCAGCTGTACGTCTTTCCAGCCTCCCACTACGTCGCGGGGCCCGAGCGCATGGAGCGGGCCGTCAACGACATCGAGAAGGAGCTGGGCGAGCGCCTGCCCGAGCTGGAGAAGCAGGGCAAGCTGCTGGAGGCCCAGCGCCTGCGGATGCGCACCACGTACGACATCGAGATGCTCCGCCAGATCGGCACCTGCTCCGGTGTCGAGAACTACTCGATGCACTTCGACGGCCGCCTGCCCGGCTCCCCGCCCAACACGTTGCTGGACTACTTCCCGGACGACTTCCTGCTCGTCATCGACGAGTCGCATGTCACCGTCCCCCAGATCGGAGCCATGTACGAGGGTGACGCCTCCCGCAAGCGCACCCTCGTCGAGCACGGCTTCCGGCTGCCCTCCGCCCTGGACAACCGGCCGCTGAAGTGGGAGGAGTTCCAGGAGCGCATCGGCCAGTCGGTCTATCTGTCGGCCACTCCGGGCACCTACGAGCTGTCCCGCGGCGACGGTGTCGTGGAGCAGATCATCCGCCCCACCGGCCTCATCGACCCGGAGGTCGTGGTCAAGCCCACCGAGGGGCAGATCGACGACCTGGTGCACGAGATCCGCAAGCGCACCGAGAAGGACGAGCGCGTCCTGGTCACCACGCTCACCAAGAAGATGGCCGAGGACCTCACCGACTACTTCCTGGAACTCGGCATCCAGGTGCGCTATCTCCACAGCGACGTCGACACCCTGCGCCGCGTCGAGCTGCTGCGCGAGCTGCGCTCCGGCGAGTTCGACGTCCTGGTCGGCATCAACCTGCTGCGTGAGGGCCTCGACCTGCCCGAGGTGTCCTTGGTGGCGATCCTCGACGCCGACAAGGAAGGCTTCCTGCGCTCCGGTACCTCGCTGATCCAGACCATCGGCCGTGCGGCGCGCAACGTCTCCGGTCAGGTCCACATGTACGCCGACAAGATCACTCCGGCGATGGAGAAGGCCATCGAGGAGACCAACCGGCGCCGGGAGAAGCAGGTCGAATACAACAAGGCCAACGGCATCGACCCGCAGCCGCTGCGCAAGAAGATCAACGACATCGTCGCTCAGATCGCCCGCGAGGAGATCGACACCGAGCAGCTGCTCGGCTCCGGCTACCGCAAGCTGAAGGACGGCAAGGGCGCCAAGGCCCCGGTCCCGTCGCTCGGCGACAGGGCGGCCAAGGGCGCGAAGGCGGGCAAGGGCGCCAAGTCCGCCAAGGGCAAGGCACAGGCCGCGGTGCCCACGGACCGCCCGGCGGCCGAACTCGCCGAGCAGATCGAGGAGATGACGGAGCGCATGCGCGCCGCCGCCGCCGAGCTGCAGTTCGAGATCGCCGCCCGGCTGCGCGACGAGGTCTCCGAGATGAAGAAGGAACTGCGCCAGATGCGGGAAGCGGGCCTCGCCTGA